A stretch of DNA from Arachis hypogaea cultivar Tifrunner chromosome 19, arahy.Tifrunner.gnm2.J5K5, whole genome shotgun sequence:
ACAATCCtaacaaaatatacaaaatatgATAAGCAGTCTCACACCAAATAAGATAAGTTTGAAGGATTACAATCCTAACAAAACATTGAACCACCTGAGCACAATAATTTTGCCAAAAAGATACTAAAATGCATAACACACCAAAATAAGTTTGTCAAATTTTTACATCAACTACGACTGACTTTCTAAAATAGAAACATCATTTCTTGGAATTTTTTACTCTTGGGGTGGGGATAAACCAAAACATTCTTTTAGTTTCAGTGCTAGCTATAGCCAAAGTCTCATCAGATGGCCTTCCACTTGCTTCTGCACTTGGCTGCTGTGATGGTTGAACATGTTGTTGCCAACATCCTTCCTTCTAATTGGTTGTTTTGGTCTCAAGGTTTTGTTGGATGGCTTTGCTAGAATTTTGGCTGGAGGTTTGAATGGAATTTGGCCTTGCCTTGTAGGAATTGCAGAAACAGGCACATATGAAGCTTCTGGAGTAGCTTCTTGTTGGACCACATCTGGAGTTGTGCTAGCTGCAGAATGGTTCTGGTTGGTTACGTCAGCTGAATTTTACTCTTCACCCTAAAACACCATGTTATGTTCATGTCATGAATGAAGAAAGACATTAAAGTCATCAAGCAAATTTAAAAGATACAAGTAGGTCCTTTAACACTTTTAAAATGGACAACTAAATCCTACAACTTTTTATTAGGGGGACATAAAGATCCTTCGTCCAGTCAAGTACCTCTGCCCGAGGGGCTGATTGTGACAGTGGTAGAATCACAAGTGAAAGGTTGTTATCGGTCTTCCTCTTTGGTTTCCTGGTATTAGGTTTTCAATTTGGGTTCGATGGTGCACCCTTGCAAGTCTTATAGTTGTGTCCTGTCTGACCACACTTGCTGTAGGTCACATAGAAATTTCTCTTCAATTTTTTACCTTTAATAACCATTTCTGCTAGGTCTTTTTACCTATTATGGACCTTTGGACGACCAATTGCCCTCTTAATGACAGGTTCAGAAGTCCTAGTCTGATCAGTCCGTGTCCAAAACTTTTCACTAGTAACAGACTGGATGAAGTGCTCGTAAGTCTTCTTCAGAGATTCCATGCATAACCATGGATGCACGTAATCTTCCATGTTATCATGTCTTTTGTTGATTGCAGCTATGGCATGAGTGCACGacatttctttttcagaaaatacaACAAATTGGTAACAGCAATGCAAGTAAGGATAACAGCAAAATACAAACTCAAGCAATCATAATATGAGCAGCAAGGCAAAGACAGCCAAAACAAGTATACAAATACAATTTCAAGTAATAATAATACTAGCAGCAAGTAGAGAAATGCAATTTTCACTAAAGTAAATATAATTTCACACTGACCGGTTAGTTGCCACCTATTACATGTGCATGTATGTTTGATCAGGTCCACATCCAATTTAGATCTCTTGTAGGTGACTTCAAAACGCTTGCGCTCGTTATCACCAATCCACTCCGCAGTCCACTTGTTACTTGGCTTGAGACTTCAACCTTTTCTCTTGAATTGGTGCAAGCTTTCTGTGATGGCAATCTATTAGTCTCTTGTATTGAACCATACGCCTCATGAGATAGTAGCGCACTTCCTCACACATTGTGGGATGGGTGGTCATCCTTTTCTCTACTTTTTTGCTGATCCAGTGTTGGTCAGCTGCATTGCTTCCTAGATCTCTTGCACACATATGTTCACTCCAATATGTGTTTCCACACTGCAGCTGTTTATAGTAGGAGAGATAGGCAATTCAAGGACAATTCTCACCCTTGCAGCCAACTCTAACCCTTTTCCTGTTATTTTTAATCCAGACCAACTCCCTCCCCTCAGCAATAAATGAATCCTTCACAACCTCCTTGAATCTTTCTATTGTAGCAAATCTTGTTCCAAGCTCAAATCTGCCTTCTCCGAAGCCATACTGTTCACCAAACTCAGGCTAGTGTAGTTTGTTCCCTTCCTCCTCTGATGAGACAGGGGTATGCAGCTCCTTAGATTCATACTCGAACACAATGTCCTCATCCTCTGTGTCTATATCACTGACATACTCTGCAATGGCTGGCCTCATGCTGGGCTCCTTAGCAGGCCTAGCTCTATTGGGCTGTCTTTTTGGCCCACTTGTACCGGGCTGTTTAGCAGGCCTAGTGAACCTTGAGGAACCTTTTTCAAATGAGCCCACTCTTCTTGCTTTAAATCTCTGCATTTTAGACTTAtgtgttgctttttttttttgcttttgctttGGTTCAACCCCTTTTCTCGACGATGGAAACACTTGTTTCCTCTTCTCTTTGGCAGCTCTCATCCTTCTGCCCTCATCATCTTCACCACTCTCACTCCCACTTTGATAACCAGCAGGTGGTAGTTTATAAAGTTCATATTCTTCACTACCATCACTATCATCATCTGTAGATGAGTCATCCAACTTCTCCAAGTCATTTGGATCGACTTCTTCCTCAACCTCATCATTTTCTCACAATCACCATCTGCGATCTCAGGTTGATCAACAAGATGGTCAAAAAAAATGTAAAACTCATCCGTGTCTTTGTTCCTCAACTTAGCCTGTCGCATTTGGTTGATCCCTACATCCCTCCTCAGTACATGCAACCCTGACAAAATCCTTATACGATTGATACCCCAGTCCTTTGAACATCGTGATCAGATCTCTAAAATTGACAAAATTCAGGTCCATCGACGGAAATCTCTCAACTTGACCATGCAGATAAACTAACTCACTGGTAGGTACTCTTGAAAAATAGCCCCATGATGAAACATGGAAACACCAAATACATCAACCATCTGTAACATTTTTTAATACACAACACGACACAAAACCAACCCTTATTATCAAAATCTCCAAAACCTCACTAAACAATACCCAACAAATGACTAACCCCACAACTAATCAGCTACTACACTCACTTACAGTCCATATAAGTCCCATCCTACGACATTGATAACAAATAAATGCATAAGTAGAACAAATTTGAATAACAATGTATTTACCACTCTCTACAGCAGACGCAAGTAGCACCACGAAGCTTCAATGGAACTGCTTCACGGAACAGCAACGACGACAACACGAAGACGAAGCGTTGtattttttggaggaaaaacgtAAGTGTTAGCGCTTCCTATATGGGCATATCTCATAAGAACTATTACACAACGTTTTTCGAAACGACGTCGTCTTAGTGCACAAGGACCACAATGTCCCATAACTTTTTTCCAGTGGAACACGCCAGCCCCATTCATAGTATGTTGAAGATGCGTACCCATTGCTACGCCACATAAGCGCCAGTAATCTGAATCCGTAACGTGTTGCAAAACAGATTGAACGAAAGGACCAATTTATACGACATTTTGAGAGATCAGAAATTGTTTTGTAGTTTTCAATTTTGAGAGAGTTAGATGTTTGCAAATTAAAAGCTCAGTTACCTATTTATCCTTTAtcctaaataaataaatcatttgGAGAAACAATTATTTTGCTTCCATAGAATAAGTAAGAACTTCCCCCAAAATAAACGATATTCTCGCCACTACCAAAAACCAAATTGATATCCGTGGTAAATATTTCCTATGAACCAGGAACTATCTATCACTCTAGAATTTTGCTATGTTAAAAAGATTTAATGTatcttaatataaattatattcaaATACATTAAGCTTTTCAAGTACCAAAATTCTAAAATGATAGATATTTTAAAAcggagataataataataataataataataataataataataataataataataataattcaaaaagaaaaaaccaaaaataaatatatccttgctaaatattaaaattatcagtaCATGCCGAATTACAATGAAACTACAACCTTGGATCACCATTCACCAGGCAGCTAAATGCAAACATTTCTCCCATTGAATAGTTTCTGGCATTCCTTGTCTTTCACCTTGAAATGAACACTTGTTCTTTTGGCTGTTTCAGCAGTCAACAGTGAATATAGGAGTAAAAAGATTGCTGCAACATTTTCAGCCATCAATCCTTTTGactttttatctaaaaattatcAGCATAAAATGCCTTATTTTAGTATGAATCTGAATCCTCCGAAATGAAGATATCTGTTAAGTAATTAAGCGAGGGTATAAACACCCCTAGATCACTAAAACTACAACTGTCAAATGATCTTCTCGCTTTATCACTCTACAAACCTCCTCATTCTAAAGAATCCAAATTCATTTCACATCAACTCCCAATTTATAGCCACTTAAACTAAAACTGTCTAAGCAAGCTAATAACTTGGATCTTTATTTCCTTTTCCTTCCTTTTACCCCATAAAAGAAACTAGAAAATATTAAGGAAAAAAAGGGTCTATATTCTGCttcttttctcccctttttttggGGTGAAAATGACTACAAAAGGAGAATCAAGATACAAAAAGTGTTTGAATTTCTATTTCACTGTGACCTATCTTCTAAAATTGACCACATATGAGTATACCCCAATCCTTTCCCAGTGAAACTATTACCGAGCACTAATCCTTGTTTATACAACAATGATCCAAGTATTGGGTTAACCTCCACCCCAGCATAAGCCAAGCCTGCTCCGCGATGTATCCTttgaaatcaaaaaaaaaaaaaaaaaatagaggaatgGAAAGAATATTAAGGAGTTAATATCAACAGCCTCAATGGTAAAAATAAGGAGACAATAGCTTATTTAGAACAAGAATAGATAGTAGCAACACAGACATTTAATAGTGATAAGCCCTAAGCACGGTTTAAATTAGATGCACAAAAGGTTTAATGATATGTAACACAATGCAGAAGACTTAAATTTCTTTTATACATCATTGTCACTTTTTGGAACATCTTTGTCAAGGTATTTCGGTACAATTGTATTGTATCCATATACAAATTGATCCAGGGAAGTGACAAAAAAATAGTTATGACAGAAGGTAAAAAAGAAGAGCGAGTATTATCTTTCACTATACTTCATAACCATATACAACAATAAACTAGCCACTTTCCATTTGGTGGAGTCTACTCCATGGACAAACCATGCTACTATATACTATCATATATCACGTCTATAGCCAAGACATCAAAATCTAAATCAACGCTTCACGGTTTCTAGCTTAATAACCATACATGTTACACATATGATACACCTCAGTTCATCCTAATAACTAAAAGATTGAAGCCAAGTCACTGATCACTATAgcaatttaaatcttttaaaagttTGATAAGCTGTAAAAGTTCTAAGTACACTATAAATAAGATAAATCTAAAGGAAAGATAATCttttagttaattgaaaaaaagaTACCATGTGGTCATTTGTATAACATCTTTTTAAGATAATTCTAAAGGAATTTCACTCAAGAAAGCTTGAAGCAAAACAAAAACATGGTATTATTGTAATTATCAAATAAAACAAGAAATGAATAAAGGAAAAAACTGAAATAGATTGTAGCCCATTATCATTGTACTATAAGCTTATACTATCCTTCTTATAGATCGCTATTCCCCATAATCGACATCTATAGCAAAACTAGTATAAATATCTAAACAATTATCAAACGCTACACCTTAATGCAACATTTACACTGGCATTACATCAAATATCctatgaagaaacaaagaaagatgaCGCAAATAAGTGAAAATTTGTAAATTCACACTAGTATGAAAATTTGTTATAGGTTACAAATGCATGGGCTTCTTTgtctaaaaatataatttcacatTGGAAAACATGTGTGCAAAGTAAATGCAAGACACCATACAAACTTAGATACTAAAATAGTCAATGTAGAGTATTATCCACATACAAACTTTAACCATGAATTCAGATTTATATATGATCAGCCATAGTAAAGAAAGCAATCTCTAACGAATATATCCACAGGCATTGTTTAGCATAATAAAAGTTGATCAAATTAATTCAAGATGAAGGGGATTTATGAATACCTTCTAAATAGTCAGGATTTCAAAATCTGCATGTTGAGAGCAATCGCGGAAGTAGGCCGTTATATTGTCAAGGTTGCTAATGAAGATTTTGTATGTTGAACCCACCCCGAAGTTCAATGATTTCAATTTACTACAGGAGTAAAACTCTGGCTTTAGAAAAACTGCAGTACCACAGGTAACCTggaaaaaagcacaaaaataaataaataaaaatcaggCAAACCGTACGATATTTCACTTGAAAATGCAAAACAGTAAAATCAAACTGTCTATGTCTCTGACATACTAACCGCTACTGTACAGAATGATAGTTTAACTGCTTCAGATTTACAATGTCCCCGTATCATATTGATCAAACCATGCAAAGTCTCCTCTCTCTTCCTCCGGATTGATTTTTCCAATTGATCACGCGGTTCATGAATATCAATGACCAAGCCATCCAAAGATGGAAGACTgaactcaaagaaggcacaagaTGTAGAATACAAGTAGCTGAAATTGGTAAGAGTTGGCGCAGCAACTACAATCTTACATTTGAAGCGGTTGCACATTAGGCTCAAGTTTTTGAGTTTGGGAGCAGATATAACAAAATCCTTAGGGTTCAAATCGGACTTAAAGGACATTTCACCTAAGTGCAAATTCTTCAAATTGACACATGTAGCAAATGGGTTGAGACAGTCAATTCCTGTATAACACAGAGTGAAGCTGTTAAGGTGCAAAGTCGTCAATGTTGTAAAACCAAAGAGTTCCGCCAAACTTGAAAATGGATTCATAAAGTCAGCTGCAGCAGGATACATTGAAAAATGTTCCAGGTGCAACGTTTCCAATGACTTGCAGCCAACGGGGGACGAGACATTTGTAGGATTGCAATCTTTTAACTCAAGCCGTTTCAAAGACTGACAAGTAAATAGAGGCAAAGGGATTTCAACAGGTGGGCTGCCAGAGGTTTTAGCCCGAAGATTGATTCTGATTTCTTCAACACCATGATATGTTGCATATTCAATAACCTTATTCAACAGATACTGATCTGTTGCGTAATCCACCCCGAAGCGATAGTAAATAAGAACCTTGACCTGAGAATCATCCCGATGGGATAGAACCCACAACACAAATTTCTTGAAATCAACCAACCGATTGAATGACTTGCTGCTGAAGTTCAAGCAGGGAACTGAAGCCCAAATATACCTCCACCTTTTAGATAAAACACATGTTCGAATCGCATCCTTCGTTTCCATAAACGACAATATATGATGGATAAGGCAATCCGGTAAGTCACCAAGTCTGTCCTGGCTTTCAGCCACTTCATAGCTGTCGACATTTTCAGCAGCCAAAATGgttttcttggctttcttcaaAGCAGGACCAGATTCCTGAAATTCAACTTTTGGCATTTCAGCTTCTTCTTCCCAGCACAACATCGAATTGCACTGGTCGAAGCCCTCAATCATATTCCCATCAAATTATTGCTCTCCAAATTTGGAACAACCAAGTGACTAGCTTAGTGCTTTAGCAGTACCGTAGTTTAGCTATAGTACTAATTTATCTGTAATCTGGcatgaaagaaaaaagaataaaacaaataaaaactaaaagTGTTAACATGAAATCCAGCATATTAATACAAGAAATGTTATCTATACTAAGAAGCAATCCAGTGAAAGTGATTAGCTTAGTGGTTTAGCAGTAATGCTACTACTCTATCTGTGACAAcaagagaaagagaaggaaaaacataaaaataaaaaatctcatcTATACCTAAAAATATAGTTAGCAAAATTCCATTGAATAATCAAGAAATTGAAGTGAAAATCAAGAGTAACCTACCTTCACTACGGCTTCTAACAATTGAAACATGAAAACACAGGGCATAAATTCACAGAGCATAATTCCCTCTCATAAAGAGAAATTATCCCCTTTTGAAACCTTCTCCCCAAATCAATTCCTCACAAACAAACAGAACtccaacaaaattgaaacaaagaaACCCCAAATTCATGTTAAAGCAAAACCCCATCAGAAACCAAAGTATAAAACCACTCAGCTAACCAATTTTGAGATAGAAACGAACATCAAAAACAAAACTTTACTATTTCCCACAGTTGAAAAAGTCACAGAAAAGCACAACCTAACAACACAgtggaaaattaaaaatataaataatcaaataaaatcaatggGGGCAGTTGAAAAAAGGAAGTGACTTTTGCACCTGGGTGAGGTCCtgggaaagaagaaggagaagatgatgatgatcacgTTGATGATGGGCACGCGCGTTGACAGGGGTTGGGATTTTTTTTCCTTCTGGGGAGAGAGagctttatattttaaataatattatattatattattgtagctttattttttattgtaaatttgTAATCGATGATATTACTTTTATCTTAGTTAATATTGATGTGATTATTAATCgaactttttatttattaaatatatttaaaaacataaatataaaattaattcagataataaatattttaaatttaaattctttaaaatattttgtataaatgatatgtaataaaaaagatttaaaatgaaatttaatGAAGTGAGAGAGTTTTTTACTGCACAACTCGAATAGTTTAATTGGCACTGTTTGGTAGCACGCAATGGCTGCGACAAAAGTGACcctctttttcgttttttccttcttctctctctcaataATGTTTTATTTTCGATAAAATCACAGATTTGATATTTAAGaaattagtaaaatattaatCCTATCAATAATACTTGGAATGGATACTCATAGAAATCTACAATACAGAGAATTTGGATTTGAATGTAGAAGGAGACATCATttctattttaagtttttaactattaactttcttaacattttttaaagagaaaatgtgtatattttttttatagcataaaagatg
This window harbors:
- the LOC112779962 gene encoding putative F-box/FBD/LRR-repeat protein At1g78840, producing MIEGFDQCNSMLCWEEEAEMPKVEFQESGPALKKAKKTILAAENVDSYEVAESQDRLGDLPDCLIHHILSFMETKDAIRTCVLSKRWRYIWASVPCLNFSSKSFNRLVDFKKFVLWVLSHRDDSQVKVLIYYRFGVDYATDQYLLNKVIEYATYHGVEEIRINLRAKTSGSPPVEIPLPLFTCQSLKRLELKDCNPTNVSSPVGCKSLETLHLEHFSMYPAAADFMNPFSSLAELFGFTTLTTLHLNSFTLCYTGIDCLNPFATCVNLKNLHLGEMSFKSDLNPKDFVISAPKLKNLSLMCNRFKCKIVVAAPTLTNFSYLYSTSCAFFEFSLPSLDGLVIDIHEPRDQLEKSIRRKREETLHGLINMIRGHCKSEAVKLSFCTVAVTCGTAVFLKPEFYSCSKLKSLNFGVGSTYKIFISNLDNITAYFRDCSQHADFEILTI